In Armatimonadota bacterium, the following are encoded in one genomic region:
- a CDS encoding sulfite exporter TauE/SafE family protein, translating into MTVPAVLAAAIFAAALLYSSVGHGGASAYLALMALAGIEPAVMRPAALALNILVAGIGAFRYIRAGFFSWRAFAPFAATSVPLAFVGGTLALPGVFYRWVVGAVLLTGALRLFLPDRERSGPIHRRPQLWLAALLGAGIGLLAGLTGVGGGIFLSPLLVLTGWATVREQAGVAAAFILINSAAGLAGVVGRTGSLPPPVYLWAGAAVAGGLVGTELGSRRLGPTALRRLLALVLIIAGLKLLLP; encoded by the coding sequence ATGACGGTCCCGGCCGTTCTGGCGGCGGCTATCTTTGCCGCGGCCCTGCTGTACTCCTCAGTGGGGCACGGAGGCGCCTCGGCCTACCTGGCGCTCATGGCCCTGGCCGGCATAGAGCCGGCGGTGATGCGGCCAGCCGCCCTGGCCTTGAACATCCTGGTGGCCGGCATCGGTGCCTTCCGTTACATTCGCGCCGGGTTCTTCTCCTGGCGGGCGTTTGCGCCATTTGCCGCCACCTCAGTGCCGCTGGCCTTCGTGGGTGGGACGCTGGCGCTGCCCGGTGTGTTCTACCGGTGGGTGGTCGGGGCGGTCCTCCTTACCGGTGCTCTGCGGCTCTTCCTGCCCGACCGGGAGCGGAGCGGCCCGATCCACCGGCGTCCGCAGCTCTGGCTGGCGGCGCTGCTGGGGGCGGGCATCGGACTGCTCGCCGGGCTGACCGGCGTGGGCGGAGGGATCTTCCTCAGCCCGCTGCTGGTGCTGACCGGGTGGGCCACGGTCCGGGAGCAGGCGGGGGTTGCGGCGGCCTTCATCCTGATCAACTCCGCCGCCGGACTGGCCGGCGTAGTTGGGCGGACTGGGTCGCTGCCCCCACCGGTGTACCTGTGGGCGGGGGCGGCGGTGGCGGGGGGTCTGGTCGGCACCGAGCTGGGCAGCCGTCGCCTCGGTCCGACGGCCTTGCGCCGGCTATTGGCCCTGGTCCTGATCATCGCCGGGCTAAAGCTGCTGCTCCCCTGA
- a CDS encoding glycine C-acetyltransferase, which yields MKSMVNPLAYLDDELRELKARGLFRWPRLLSGPQAPVAVYDGREVINLCSNNYLSLANHPRLKEAARRAVEALGVGPGAVRTIAGNMAIHRELEAELARFKQTEATLLFQSGFTANAGTVAAVLGKEDVIVSDELNHASIIDGARLSGAEKKIYQHRDVEAARRLLAASRGARRVLLITDGVFSMDGDIAPLPDLVAAAEEFGAIMMVDDAHASGVLGRQGRGTIDHFHLHGKVHIQVGTLSKAFAGLGGYVAGSQTLVDYLIHRARPLLFSTSHPPSVAASALEALRLVQEEEGLIARLWENTRFFKEGLKQLGFDTGNSETPITPVIVGDEARAMQLSDRLFDRGVFALGIAYPTVPRGKARVRTIVTAGHTREHLERALEAFRQAGQELRLI from the coding sequence ATGAAGAGCATGGTCAACCCCCTGGCCTATCTCGACGACGAGCTGCGGGAGCTGAAGGCGCGCGGGCTCTTCCGCTGGCCCAGGCTGCTCAGCGGGCCCCAGGCCCCGGTGGCCGTCTACGACGGGCGGGAGGTGATTAACCTCTGCTCCAACAACTACCTGAGCCTGGCCAACCACCCGCGCCTGAAGGAGGCGGCGCGGCGGGCCGTGGAGGCGCTGGGTGTGGGGCCGGGTGCAGTGCGAACCATCGCCGGGAACATGGCCATCCACCGGGAGCTGGAAGCCGAGCTGGCCCGCTTCAAGCAGACGGAGGCGACCCTCCTCTTCCAGTCGGGGTTCACCGCCAACGCCGGCACCGTGGCCGCGGTGCTGGGCAAGGAGGACGTCATCGTAAGCGACGAGCTCAACCACGCCAGCATCATCGACGGGGCGCGGCTCTCCGGGGCAGAGAAGAAGATCTACCAGCACCGGGACGTGGAGGCGGCGCGCCGGCTGCTGGCCGCCTCGCGGGGCGCACGCCGCGTCTTGCTTATCACCGATGGGGTCTTCAGCATGGACGGGGACATCGCCCCGTTGCCCGACCTGGTGGCGGCGGCGGAGGAGTTCGGGGCAATCATGATGGTGGACGACGCCCACGCCAGCGGGGTGTTGGGCCGGCAGGGCCGGGGCACCATCGACCACTTCCACTTGCACGGGAAGGTGCACATCCAGGTGGGCACCCTCTCCAAGGCGTTTGCCGGGCTGGGCGGCTATGTGGCCGGCAGCCAGACGCTGGTGGACTACCTGATCCACCGCGCCCGGCCGCTGCTGTTTTCCACCTCGCACCCTCCCTCGGTGGCCGCCTCGGCGCTGGAGGCGTTGCGTCTGGTGCAGGAGGAGGAGGGGCTGATCGCCCGCCTGTGGGAGAACACCCGCTTCTTCAAGGAGGGGCTGAAGCAACTGGGCTTTGACACCGGCAACAGCGAGACCCCCATCACCCCCGTGATCGTGGGTGACGAGGCCAGGGCCATGCAGCTCTCCGACAGGCTGTTCGACCGCGGCGTCTTCGCCCTGGGGATCGCCTATCCCACGGTCCCGCGGGGCAAGGCCCGCGTGCGCACCATCGTCACCGCGGGGCACACCCGTGAGCATCTGGAGCGGGCACTGGAGGCCTTCCGGCAGGCGGGCCAGGAGCTGCGCCTGATCTAG
- the tdh gene encoding L-threonine 3-dehydrogenase, whose translation MARPAARQPDLLPNRPPTLPGRMRALVKPVPGPGLTLTTLPVPVPQAGEVLVRVAAGGICGTDLHIYRWNEWAASRVRPPRVVGHEFCGTVAAVAPGVSEVQVGDFVAGEGHVACGQCPACRRGDAHICDRLEIIGIDRDGAFADYVVLPARNAWRLDPATVPLEVAAVMDPLGNAVHTALATDPAGRRVAVIGCGPIGLMAIAVLRAAGAAFIAASDLRPERRALARQAGADLVLDAAGDVPARLREATGGEGVDVVLEMSGHPGGIRDALRALRGGGWISLLGLPSRPVEVDLTNDIIFKAVHLQGIFGRRLWQTWEQATALLQRGLDIRPLITHRFPLEAYQEAFALLEAGAAGKVVFVLAAQEEVKG comes from the coding sequence GTGGCGCGGCCGGCCGCTCGCCAGCCCGACCTCCTACCCAACCGGCCCCCGACGCTGCCCGGCAGGATGCGCGCGCTGGTCAAGCCAGTCCCGGGGCCGGGCCTGACCCTGACCACGCTCCCGGTGCCGGTGCCTCAGGCGGGAGAGGTGCTGGTGAGGGTGGCGGCGGGAGGGATCTGCGGCACCGACCTGCACATATACCGCTGGAACGAGTGGGCCGCCTCCCGCGTCCGTCCCCCGCGGGTGGTCGGTCACGAATTCTGCGGCACGGTGGCCGCCGTCGCCCCCGGCGTCAGCGAGGTGCAGGTGGGAGACTTCGTGGCCGGGGAGGGGCACGTGGCCTGCGGCCAGTGTCCGGCCTGCCGCCGTGGCGATGCCCACATCTGCGACCGTCTGGAGATTATTGGCATCGATCGCGACGGGGCCTTTGCCGACTACGTGGTCCTGCCGGCGAGAAATGCCTGGCGCCTGGACCCGGCCACCGTCCCGCTGGAGGTGGCAGCGGTGATGGACCCGCTGGGCAACGCGGTGCACACCGCGCTGGCCACCGATCCGGCGGGGCGGCGCGTGGCCGTGATCGGCTGCGGCCCCATCGGCCTGATGGCCATCGCCGTGCTGCGGGCCGCTGGAGCTGCGTTCATCGCCGCCTCTGACCTGCGGCCGGAGCGGCGGGCGCTGGCCCGGCAGGCCGGAGCCGACCTGGTGCTGGACGCGGCAGGGGACGTGCCTGCCCGCCTGCGGGAGGCGACCGGAGGGGAGGGCGTAGATGTGGTCCTGGAGATGTCCGGGCATCCGGGCGGTATTCGCGACGCACTGCGGGCGCTGCGCGGCGGGGGGTGGATCTCCCTGCTGGGACTTCCCTCGCGGCCGGTGGAGGTGGACCTGACCAACGACATCATCTTTAAGGCGGTACACCTGCAGGGGATCTTTGGCCGACGCCTGTGGCAGACATGGGAGCAGGCCACCGCCCTGCTGCAGCGCGGGCTGGACATCCGTCCGCTCATCACCCACCGCTTTCCCCTGGAGGCATACCAGGAGGCATTCGCCCTGCTTGAGGCCGGCGCGGCCGGGAAGGTGGTCTTCGTCCTGGCCGCGCAGGAGGAGGTGAAAGGATGA
- a CDS encoding DUF2231 domain-containing protein, with the protein MVFLYHPLVVHFPVALWLTSALFELLYLARRERLYAIVSRLLIGLGLLGAAASIASGFLDLDRQVALGVGSGILLQHRLHSLLAYGATAAYLLAFLGRWRRGVVPVWTTVLSLVGALATAAAGFSGGELRRVM; encoded by the coding sequence ATGGTCTTTCTCTACCACCCGTTGGTGGTCCACTTCCCTGTCGCCCTGTGGCTGACCAGCGCCCTCTTCGAGCTGCTTTACCTGGCGCGGCGGGAGCGGCTGTACGCCATAGTGAGCCGCCTGCTCATCGGGCTGGGGCTGCTGGGGGCCGCAGCGAGCATCGCCTCCGGCTTCCTGGACCTAGACCGCCAGGTGGCGCTGGGAGTGGGCAGCGGCATCCTCCTGCAGCACCGCCTCCACTCCCTGCTGGCCTACGGGGCCACGGCGGCATACCTTCTCGCTTTCCTGGGACGCTGGCGGCGGGGGGTGGTCCCCGTCTGGACCACAGTCCTCTCCCTGGTCGGAGCGTTGGCCACCGCCGCCGCGGGATTCAGCGGCGGTGAGCTGCGGAGGGTGATGTAG
- a CDS encoding response regulator transcription factor, with protein MATRTGEGARPEEPRAAPRILVVDDEPHIVELVRYNLQQEGFAVSVAADGREALTRVASDRPDLVVLDIMLPEVDGIEVCRQIRAGSRVPVLMLTARDRELDRVVGLELGADDYVTKPFSPRELVARIRAILRRTGGADRLPETGPLEADGLVLHPETHEVWLHGRPVDLTAKEFELLKLLMRHPNRVFTRDFLLEHIWGYDYFGSTRTVDMHISRLREKIEDDPADPTFIQTVRGVGYKFKAGTRAPGRR; from the coding sequence ATGGCCACGAGAACAGGCGAGGGAGCGCGCCCAGAGGAGCCGCGCGCCGCCCCGCGCATCCTGGTGGTGGACGACGAGCCCCACATCGTGGAGCTAGTACGCTACAACCTGCAGCAGGAAGGCTTCGCCGTCTCCGTGGCCGCCGACGGTCGCGAAGCCCTGACCCGGGTGGCCAGCGACCGCCCCGACCTGGTGGTCCTGGATATCATGCTGCCCGAAGTAGACGGAATTGAGGTCTGCCGACAGATCCGGGCGGGGTCGCGGGTGCCGGTGCTGATGCTTACGGCGCGGGACCGGGAACTGGACCGGGTGGTGGGCCTGGAGCTGGGGGCCGACGACTACGTGACCAAGCCCTTCAGCCCGCGGGAGCTGGTGGCCCGCATCCGTGCCATCCTCCGGCGTACCGGAGGCGCCGACCGTCTGCCGGAGACCGGTCCCCTGGAGGCCGACGGGCTGGTCCTTCACCCCGAGACCCACGAGGTCTGGCTGCATGGCCGGCCCGTGGACCTGACGGCCAAGGAGTTCGAGCTGCTGAAGCTGCTGATGCGCCACCCCAACCGCGTCTTCACCCGGGACTTCCTCCTGGAGCACATCTGGGGATACGACTACTTCGGCAGCACCCGCACCGTGGACATGCACATCAGCCGCCTCAGGGAAAAGATCGAGGACGACCCGGCCGACCCCACCTTCATCCAGACGGTGCGCGGCGTGGGCTACAAGTTCAAAGCGGGGACCCGCGCCCCCGGGCGGCGCTGA